The DNA window CCATgactcgattctgatgcgatacttcaaaatgtgcataaaagcagggtgatggaaacccagctactgaCTACTTCCAAGCCGAAGGGCCACTTAATTGTGTTTGACTACTTAAATAAGAAAGTATCAAGAGGGTCATTTAAACATGTGTTCAACTGCTTTTGGAGGCTATTAAAATATTTGCctgcttttgcattttaatgttgatttttacaaagggAAACATCTGCACAAAAAGACACCTCATGCATTTTACAACACACTTCTTTTTGAGAGGTAGTTAGAGAGCCATTTATTTTATGgtgtaaatgtagcctaaatAAATGTCCAAGCTCACTGAACCTCACACAAAACAGGCACACTTCAGTGGACAAAGACACAGACGGAAGGAGGGAACATCAAGCTCTTCTTTCTTTTCCTGGAGGGGTGTTTGTTCAGAGTGGGTGCAGGGCAGTTTGGAGAGGAGGGGAGGGCGGGAAAGGGAGCCAACTgggagaagtgtgtgtgtgtttgtacagaaaacagcaaaagataacaataaaaaatgagtGAAAGTCACAAAACgtgcagtttttttgtgtgtattatgaTTATGTTAAGGTGTAAGTGTTAGGGGTGTATGTGTACGACAGAGAAAGAGCGGGAGAGAAAGTGAGTGTGACAGAGGGGGGCACGCAGCTCATTGTAAGCAGCAGTGAGTTAATCTCTTTAGTGGCACACGTCTTATGTAAAGAGGTGTAATGGTCTCTGCCCCCTCCTTGCCCCAAGGGACCTCAGGGGACACTGGGGTCCCGTCTCCCAGCAACATTTGCATGTCGGTTATTCCAAAAAAGATATGAGGGGGAAAAACTGGTGAATGGTGATAAGATCCACCCCCTTTGCATGGTAGACTCTTGTCTACAGGCAGACTATAGAGTGTTCTGTGGTTCACTCAAGGACAAACACATTCTGACTTTCCACGGGGAGCATGCGAAGGagatttgattcagatcggacaAACACAGTGTCTGTGGATTTATCTGTTTGAAGAGTAAGTGTCATTTTGTCATCTATTTTATTCTGGTAAGCCTTTGAACTTGATAGTAATAGCGGAGTAAAAGGAGGTGATTTTGGGTTACTGATGCCAGACAGACACTGAGACGGTCCAACTGAGATTGTTTACCTGGAGCACATGGTCTGTGCATGTGTCAAAGCACAATGCAATGTCCGACTTGACTTTTGCTGactgttttgtaccttttatatgaaaaaaatagtaCAATAACACAAGAATAATATGCGGTGCATACAGCTTGCTTCTcatgaatgttcatttttgtaacTCATCCCAAAAAATTACTCCCTCCATGGGTTGACAAGAACAGTTTGCTTGTTCCAGTGATTTATGGGAGTTATTTTAAATGGGGTtcactgcatttttaatatatgaCAACTACGTAATGTGTGTTGTAACAGATTGTGAATCAACAATAAAATCCAGCATTGTGATTAATTTGCAGTGCTGCATAAAAGAAGAttattagcattacatcactgctTGGCATGCCTCGAGGAAAAAATGTGTGTGACTCTCTTAAACAAAGACATTGATGAGATCGCTTTTCATTGGAAGGGACTGCCAAAGGGCTGCCTAAAGCCATTAAGTCCTTCTGCTGAAacagatgtgtttatttataagAATGCAgaataatcatatttaattaatgcACATGTGGAATAAAAGCCACATGAACggtaattaatttgtttgttatatatCACCCTTTTGGCGATGATAACAGAGTATAAACAGTTGAATCAATGTTTAAGAGGTCATTAATATATACCCCTACTAtgtctgttttatttgattttggaaCAGTATACAACAGCGAAACTTATAGAATAGGGAGAGATTAGACACAGACACAGATGTGGTTGCATATATGGTTTTCAAATCTAAAAGCAGCTGCAAAGCAGCAAAGTtacaacaaaataacataaaaagaaaatttatttggaatgcatGAATTCATAATGTGATATTAAACAGCTGGCATATTTGCTGTGTTCTTTCTAGCTAATAAGCTTTTAACATATCAGCCATCACAATTAGGCCAGTTATACAAAGCCACGTGTGATGATCATGGCAGGTCTTTTGTTCATAAAGCCCCTCTCTATCTGCTCTGAAAGACAGATGGAAGGTATGATGTGTTGATTATGGATGTGTAATATATGCTTTAGGCACATATGAATCATAAAAGAAGATTGAGTAGCTGGTGACAGACCCTTGGTACTCTTGAACTGCTATCAGGTGACTGACAGGTCCCATCTCCCTGGTGGGCTCCCATGATTACAATATTATGTCCAACGTATGGAGCCTTATACATGTACGCTAATATGTACTGCAAGTTAGCTCATAAGCAAGTTAGAACAtgcttgttttttaattttttttttctaaataatgctactttgatgtaatgaaatacacaaaaacattaagtatgTTTACATGCGCCATTATGTTTAAGTTTATGTTAAGTCTGTCCAGTACATagcaaatcaaatatttttaaaggattaaatacttaatatacatttaaaagattaaataaacaaTGCACAAGCACACAACACAGAGGCCAAATGTAGTGaatttatgtgtgtgcatgctggATGAAGCAGAGCTTCAATCGCATTgtctaattttacaaaaattggGCTGGTACGTTGGACCGGACTAAAgcatttacatgatttttttaaaaagattttgttttagtCAGACTGTTTTGTCTGATGAAGTCAGTGGACCAAAACATTGCGTTTAATAAAGTTTAAGAATTAGTAAGTATTGATAGTGTGCGGGTTTGTTACTTATTTTTGATTCTACTGTTTTAGTCAGGCAGAAATCAAACTcaaagtgcatgtaaacatactcatTGTTTTTTGGTAgcctgacaagaaaaaaaaaaaaaaagtaattggcAGGTCTTTTGACCTACTGACCAAGTAATATGAATAGATGTTTGACCTAGTCACACTAATTTCAAGCTTTCACTTGCCTTTGTTTATCAAAGAGGAGGGTGTTCTTGGTTGAAAGTGTGCATTTAGTATGGTCTCCATATTTGTAAATCAGGATATTCAGGATAACTGCCATTAGGTCTACCCCTATTGTATTGCATGTTGACAAAGAGCCAACAAAACTTTAGTTCCTGTTTGCTGACCTAGTGAACGTTAAGTAAAGTAAACATTAAGACAAATTCTGCATAGACTCTGGCGCTATACTGCTATAATGACAACATGAGACATCTCACTACATTTCTTAAAATCCATGTTTTACCAGGTTTCCCAAATGGGAATAAGAAGGATCTCCACACAAGGCTATGAGTCCGTCAGCCCTTCCTCCAtcattaaaattctgtaattacaCACCTGCCGCCACCAAGACCACCACCTGCTTTCTCCAGATGTCCAGGAAACATGGGTAGTGTCAGCAGTTTGATATCAGGCCATAGCCTCCACAGCAAACACTGCAAAGCCTctgaaaacaaactcaaaaaggGGCTTCAGACTAAGAAAACAGGCCGTAGTTTGGATGGCCTTCTGAAGTATGGCTTCTCTCAGGATCATTGCAGCACCAACAACAACTCAAAAGTCAGCTATCATTCAGGCAAAAATGATGACTTCTTTTACATCAAGGTCAGCAACAAGCCCCGAACTGCTAACATTAATACAACTGAAGACAGTCAAGGAAGAACAACTGAGACGGACAATGAGGTGGACAGGAGAGGAGGGCCACCAGAATTAGTTTCGCTGTCTGGAAGACTAGAAAAGGTAACAGACCTAGAGTAAGCTAGAGAATAAGAAAAGTTTGAACTAACCCtacaaaaagttcatttttattgCCAAAATAACATAACATCGTCAAGTGTTTAATTTCTTCACTGCCTATATTGTTGTGTATTGTGGTAGTATTTCAATCCTATAAAAACTACAATTCCAATTCCGTACAATTCCATTAAGCATGTAAACCAAGCAAAATGTCTGCTTAGGAAGCATGCTCAGTCCACATTCAAGCAGCCAAACTCAAAAGATGGCCCATCCCCCAGACATTGTTATCACACAAAATCAAACAACAGTCAAGTATAGTTGATGTTAAGTAATCCCCACCAGCCCCTGACACTTTCACTAAGAGCTTAGCGGTGTCTGCTCTATTTAATTAAACCTCCAGATTGACGAGGTAAGAATGCCTTGATCTCTCCAGAGATTCGGTCCAGTGGCGGTGTGGCACTTGCAAGCACCTCTTTCCCTGAATTGCCTCATTTGTGAAGAATCTAGATAGACAAATGAGCCCAGTTTTACTAGATTAGGAAGTTAATGCTAAAACATGGGTAAACATGCTACCATGGGTAAGAGGAAATGACTAGGAAAAATAGGAGAGGAataagaaagaaggaaagagttGTCTTGAGATTGTCTTGTGGATCAATCATTTatgcaaaatgttttgttgtaatgtCCTGGCAGTTATCACTTTGAAAGCATCTGATCAATAGGTTTTAAGATGGAGAGTGTCCTGCCATAAAGTGAATGATCAATTGGTTGTAGTGCACTTCAAATCCCAAAAACATTGATCTATCTTTTTTGTCTTCTCTCTTTAGAGTATAGAGAATGCTATAATTCGACCCACCGCCTTCAAACCAGTTCTTCCTCGAAGCAGCAGTTCTTCTGTGGAGACTCATAACAACTTGAGCACTATCCTTGGCAAGAGGATAAGTCCTACAGACAGACTAAAAGATCTTCAGGACCCCAAGCTGGAGACAAATTCTGGAACCTTCTCTGACTCTGGAAGGAACTCTATGTCCAGCCTGCCCACTCACAGCATCAGTGGCAGCAGCCAGATGGACAATCTAAGCATTTCAACTAACCACATGGCACGCCATGGAGGCCTTGCCCAAAACATGGACACATCTCAGAACCCACAGGGGGGTGTAGCAGGGATGAATGGAAACTCTGGAACCAGTTGGATGTGTAGTGGGACTAATGGTGGAAACAGTTGGGCCAGTGGATATAGTGAAACAAACAGTGAGTCGACAAATGGCAATACAAGATCCATTGGTGTCCTAAGTGAaagtgtggcagcagcaataagTCTGAACAGAGAAATAACTGATGCAGCACTGACGGTTTCATCCTCTGAGCCAAAGATGGATTTCTCTGGAAACCAAGAGCTGCTTCTGGAACAGAGATTTACAATTTCAGAGCAAAGCTCAACAAAACCGTCATCTTCTGGGGGCTGTGTCCGATCACCAATTTCAATGGATGAATCACTGATACAGCAGCTGGAGCAGAAACTTCTAGAACGTGAAACCGAGCTGGCGGAGTTACAAACAAGCCTTGAGGAGAAGGAGACAGACACATGTCATCTATTTGAGGAGAAGCAACGCTACTGTGCTGAGGAGATGGAGGGGTTGAAACAACGCTGTTCTACAAAACTCCGTCAAGTAAGTTGCTTACAATATTCATAGAAGAGAAGGTGAACATATAGTTTAGTGCGACTCCAAAACCAGTAAGAGTACCTTATCTTACCTTAATGGTCAACCAAATACGCTATTTAAATTTATCCAGGCAGATCTTAATGATCATTTTTGTAACCTGCAGGTGTCTCAGAGGGCTTTGAGAGCCCAACAGTTATTGCAGCTTCAGGTGATACAACTTCAACAGGACAAGGAACGTCTGCAGGAGGAGGTGGACCAGCTTAATCATGACCGGGAAACTGCAGAAAGCCGACTCCGAGTCTATGAGAGCCAGAAAAACCTAGTACCCACTCTAGAAGAGACTCAGTGGGAGGTCAGTCTATAACTTTATTGTTGTATAATGACAAATGTAGATACAATGAAaatctgtgttctgtgtttgatAAAGAGGTCAATTTAAAAGCTGAACAGTTGGGATAATTAGGATCAAAATTGTTACAAAAACTACTTAACCCATTCACATTcattatcatttcttttttttttttttttggtaggtgTGCCAGAAGTCAGGTGAGATTTCTCTGCTAAAGCAGCAACTTAGGGATTCACATGCTGATGTCGGAAACAAACTCAGTGAGATTGTCAGTCTCAAAGCCTCTCTGAAGGAGTCCAGATTTAAGATGGAAGAACTGGAAAAGAAGATCAAGGAGTATGAGGAAGCACTTCACCAGCGAAGTGCTGAGGTTGAGGTCTGTGTTCATTGATATTAGATTAACTTGCAGTTGCTACTGAATGACGTACCATCAAATATGACTGACTTTGATATCTCTTTTTAAAAAGGTGTCTAAGAATGAGTTTcaaagaaagaagaatgaagccgACCTCCTCAGGGAGAAGGTGAATATGCTAGAAATGGACATCAAGGGCATGAAGCAGGATTTAGCAATGGCCAAAGAGGAGCAACAGCAGCTAATGACCATGAGAGCCAAAGTTGAGGAACAACAGCTGCAACTGCAGATAAGCCAAGCCCGGATGGAGGCTTTTGGGACTGGTCAAGCCAAATCGAAAGCCCAGGATGGAACAAGTGCcagtaaaacactgaatcataATGGAGGGACTTCAAACTTGGATGCCCTACATAAGGAAGTAGAGAGGCTAAGAGGGGAACTGAAGGAAGAGAAGCAAAAGAAACATAAGATGATGAATAACTTCCAGCAAGAGAGACAAACGTGGAATAAGGAGAAAGACAAAGTAATCAGATACCAAAAGCAGTTGCAGTACAATTACCTACAGATGTACAAAAAGAACAAGGACCTGGAGAAGATTCTGAGGGAGCTTACGGCTGAAATGGACAGTCGGACAGAGATGGACATGGACAGCCATAGCTCTGACCTGAACTTTGAAAAAATTGTAGCCACAGAGATATGAAGTCATAGAGGATGAATGTTTTCACAATTAACCGAATGGTCTTAAAAGGGTGAATGTACTAGTGGGGCAGAATTCACAAAATTTTAAGGGAAGAAATTATGTCACAGGAGATGCTCAAAACTCAAAAGTATAGCATCACTTGTTCATACAACTAAAAGCTTTTCTCCTTTTAGATCTAGGATGTCAGCCATGTGCATTTCTGAGTAAGTTCCTATTAAAGTTGCAGTAAGCAATTTTGTTTATTAGAATGACACTCTTACTTGACACATCTCACTGAATTAGTGTTCCCATAAACCATCGCATCTGTCTCTGTGGCAACCGTATATTCTGTAAACTTTAAACAATTGACCAAGGTCAGATTCTTTTGTTTAGCTATTTTAGCTATTTCTGCCTGTCAgtcattttgtgcatttatagGGCAGCTAGTGAATAGGAAAAAGGTGTCTAGGAGTGTGGCAGTTGAATACTTgaataatttaacttaattaattcAAGTAAAGCACCATATTAAGTTTCGTAAGCAGTTGACAGTTGTTGGTTTGTCATGCAAGGATTCTATTTTGCTAGCATTTAGATTTTAACAACCATGGCAACAATGAGATGTGCTTCTGTTTTCCTGCTAATCTCCGGTTACAATGGTAAGAGTTATGGAAAGTGTGTGCAAGTCTAATTTAGAGATTAATTCTGCAGAAGTTCCAGAACAttgcttacagcacctttaatctGTGCACATCCAACCAAATGCTTTACCTCCCACTAATCCAAACAATCAAGTGCTTCTTGCCTTAAACCTCAAGCAGTTGTGCAGTTTCACTACAGGGTGGCAAAGTTCTACATAATGTcttattttctgtaatttctagttttacaatttctctctctttctttttatatgaCATGAATCTTTATCACCAGTGTCTTGGCAGACAGGCTCACAGACACTCTGTGTACAGTGAGATGATGTCATGTTGAATGCAAATGCACTGTTCACAAATGTCCAGATACATCTTTCAATGTTAATCTAAAGAATTTCATATTTACTTCACAGCTTTTTAACTGAGCACTTGAGCAACCAGTACTAGACTATCAACTTTGAAGCCTAGACATTGAAGTTTCAGTTGGAATTTTAAAAGTATGGTCAAGTGAAGGCACTTTCACTCGCAGACACAGATTTGTGTTGGACAACAAGGGTTGATTATAAAACACGTGTATTACAGGAAAagatcattttgaaatgtaacttaTGATTTACTCACTCCTTTgtaccaaaataaaattttatctctagttttttttttcttctttaaataaataaataaataaataaataatatatataatatatatatatatatatatatatatatatatatatatatatatatatatatatatatatgtatatattcccTCTGTCAAAACTCTCAAATCTCAGTTGTGTCCCCACCCCCCACAAACTTGTCCTGCCGGGATTGTTCATGTGACATGAGAAACAATGCTGCTGGGCTACATAACGTCAAACCTTGCACAAATCTTCTAAGGGTGACATTTTACTTctaactgaaaataaacaaaaacaaaattaaatagagAAGACCTTGAACATAGGTCTGGACTACTgttatgtttttggaaaaaacaatgtttgcttaaaacaataaaagtaggTCCTGGACTACTGTCATTATTGgatcagttttgaaaaataaaagagtGAGTACATTATAACAAAATGTTCATTAGTGGATCAGTTTTGAAATTGTCCAAAGGAATTGTCTTCCTGGGGGAAAAGACCAGGTCTTAAAACTGACTGAACATCCATTTGACTCTCCAGTACGAGTACTGAATTTTGATTAGTTATAA is part of the Cyprinus carpio isolate SPL01 chromosome A8, ASM1834038v1, whole genome shotgun sequence genome and encodes:
- the LOC109082919 gene encoding leucine zipper putative tumor suppressor 2 homolog, which gives rise to MGSVSSLISGHSLHSKHCKASENKLKKGLQTKKTGRSLDGLLKYGFSQDHCSTNNNSKVSYHSGKNDDFFYIKVSNKPRTANINTTEDSQGRTTETDNEVDRRGGPPELVSLSGRLEKSIENAIIRPTAFKPVLPRSSSSSVETHNNLSTILGKRISPTDRLKDLQDPKLETNSGTFSDSGRNSMSSLPTHSISGSSQMDNLSISTNHMARHGGLAQNMDTSQNPQGGVAGMNGNSGTSWMCSGTNGGNSWASGYSETNSESTNGNTRSIGVLSESVAAAISLNREITDAALTVSSSEPKMDFSGNQELLLEQRFTISEQSSTKPSSSGGCVRSPISMDESLIQQLEQKLLERETELAELQTSLEEKETDTCHLFEEKQRYCAEEMEGLKQRCSTKLRQVSQRALRAQQLLQLQVIQLQQDKERLQEEVDQLNHDRETAESRLRVYESQKNLVPTLEETQWEVCQKSGEISLLKQQLRDSHADVGNKLSEIVSLKASLKESRFKMEELEKKIKEYEEALHQRSAEVEVSKNEFQRKKNEADLLREKVNMLEMDIKGMKQDLAMAKEEQQQLMTMRAKVEEQQLQLQISQARMEAFGTGQAKSKAQDGTSASKTLNHNGGTSNLDALHKEVERLRGELKEEKQKKHKMMNNFQQERQTWNKEKDKVIRYQKQLQYNYLQMYKKNKDLEKILRELTAEMDSRTEMDMDSHSSDLNFEKIVATEI